The Rhodopseudomonas julia DNA segment AGCAAGCTCGCTTCCATCACGCACGAGATCGCATTTTCCGATATTGAGCAGGCGACGTCCGACCTTCTTGCCGGCAAGGTGCGCGGCCGCCTCGTGATCAATATCGCCTCATAGCCAGCTAACGAGCGGTAACCAATTCGGGCCTGGCGTGTTGTGGGAGGCGTCGTGTCTTCCGTGAGGCCCAAGATTGTCATCGTTCCACCCCGTTGTGGCGGTTCCCGCCCGCGATGAAGAAGAGCGTCTGCCACAACTGATCGCGGCTCTCGCCCGACAGACATGGCTTGCCGGAGGACACCGGCTGCCTGTCGTCATCGTCTGCAACAATTGCAAAGATGCCTCGGCCGCTGTCGCGCAGGCGGCCGCGGCCAGGGCCCCGCAAATCGCGCTCAGCCTGCTTGAGGTGACCCTGACGGGCGACGACAACCATGTCGGCGTCGCCCGACGTATGGCCATGGAAAAGGCCGCAGCCAGCGGCGCCACCGTCATCCTGACGAGCGACGCCGACGCAAGACCGGCGCCGGATTGGGTGCTCGCCAATCTGATCGCCCTGCGCAAGGGTGCGGATATCGTCGCCGGTCGCCTCGTCGGCGACCAGGAGGAAGAAGAAAAGCTCGGCCCCGGCTTCGTTCGCCGCGCCCGGCTCGTCGCCCGTTACCAGGAGCTGCTCGACCGCCTCGCCGCGCTGATCGATCCTCTCCCCCACGATCCCTGGCCACGCCACTCAGACCATACGGGCGCCAGCCTCGCTCTGCGAACGGAGCTCTATCGCGCCCTTGGCGGTCTGCCGCCTTTGCCCCGCCGCGAGGATCTTGCTCTCGTCAGCCGCGCCAGAGCGCAGGGAGCCCGACTCAGGCATGCGCCTGAGGTGGAAGTTATTGTCTCAGCGCGCCTTGAAGGACGCGCGAAGGGCGGCATGGCCGATTGCATTGCCGCCTGGGTCGAGGAGGAAGAAGCGCAGCAGCCTCTGTTGGTCGAGGCGCCGGAACGTGCCGAGGCGCGCTTCCGGCTTCGCCGCCGCCTGCGTGATCTCGCCGCCGCCGACGGCACCTGGCGGAACGCTTTGACGGAGCGCACGCTTTCCACTCTGCCTGTTTCGGCGCCCGAACCGCCGCTTGCGTTGATCGAAAGACTGGCCGGCGACGAGCCGGACGCGCCCCGCACCATGCCGGTCGAGGACGCGCTGTCATATCTGGAGGAGCGACTGAACCATGCCGCTAAGAGCTTCGCTGCCTGACAGCGCCCCCCATCCGTCCATCCCGGTCGATCTTGCTGCCCTCGCAATGCGTATCGGGGCCGAAGCAGCCCGCCATGACGCGGCAAGATCATTCCCAGCTGAGGGCTTCGCCGCTCTTGCGGAGGCGGGGCTCCTATCCGGCCCGCTTCTGTCGGCGGAGCGGATGGAGGATCTCCTCTACCTACTTGCCGTCGTCGGGCGCGGCGACCTCAATGTCGGGCGCATTTTCGAAGGCCATGTGAACGCCTTGCAACTCATCTCGCTCTTTGGCTCCAAGGCGCAAGAGAACCATTACCAGAGCGAGGCCAGGCGCGGTCGCATCCTCGGCGTGTGGAATACGGACGCCCCTGGTCACCCGCTCAAGCTTGAAGACGGCGCTCTTGCCGGCGCCAAGAATTTCGCTTCCGGCGTCGATGGCCTTTCGCACGCCATCGTCACCGTGGAAGAGCCGGGAGGACGACAAATGCTGATTATGCCGGTCGCCGACAGGCCGGTCGATCGCAGCTGGTGGCGACCTCTCGGCATGAAGGCCTCCGGCAGTCACGTCGTCGATTTCTCAGGCGTTGAGGTCGCGCCGGAATGGTTTCTCGGCCGGCCGGGCGATTATGTGCGTCAGCCCTGGTTTTCGGCGGGCGCGATCCGTTTCGCCGCCGTCCAGCTCGGCGGAGCGCATGCTGTTCTCGATGCCGCCCGCGAGCACCTGACGCGGACGGGGCGCGCCGATAATCCCTATCAGGCGCACAGGCTCGGCGACATGGCGCTGGCCGTGGAGGGTGGCTACGGCTGGTTTGCCCGTGCCGCGGCGGCCTGGCGGCGAGGCTGTCTCGGAGAGGCCTCGGAAGCCGAACAGGGCCAGGCGGTCGCCACCGCCAATGCCATGCGCATCGCCATCGAAAAACTCGCCATGGACGTGCTCACAACAGCAGAACGGGCCGTCGGTGCCGCGGGCCTCGTGCAGCCGCATCCGTTGGAGCGGCTCGACCGCGACCTCAGAACCTATCTTCGCCAGCCCAATCCCGACGGGGCGCTTGCCGCCGTGGGCGAGGCGCTCGCCGACGGACGTTTCGTCATCGGGCGACCGCCGCGCGACATCCGCTCAGATTGAGGGCCGGATGACGCCGCGCGCCGCGATCGATCCGGATGGATTTGAAGAGAAGTTCCGCCACGACATTGATCCCTGGCGCTATCGAAGCTCGTCCTTTGAAGAAACGAAGCGACGCGATCTCATCGCTGCAGCCGGCAGCGGGCCCTATGCGCGCGGGTTGGAACTCGGCTGCGCGATCGGCGTCACGAGTCGCGCGCTCGCCTCGCTCACGCTCAAGCTTCTCGCGCTCGACGCCTCACCGACGGCGCTCGCTGAAGCCAGACGAGAATGCGGCGACCTTGCCTCGGTCAGCTTCCGCGAGGCGGTGTTGCCACGCGATCTGCCACGGGGCGAATTCGACCTCATCGTCGCCTCCGAGATCGCCTATTATCTCACGGAAGCG contains these protein-coding regions:
- a CDS encoding glycosyltransferase, producing the protein MSSFHPVVAVPARDEEERLPQLIAALARQTWLAGGHRLPVVIVCNNCKDASAAVAQAAAARAPQIALSLLEVTLTGDDNHVGVARRMAMEKAAASGATVILTSDADARPAPDWVLANLIALRKGADIVAGRLVGDQEEEEKLGPGFVRRARLVARYQELLDRLAALIDPLPHDPWPRHSDHTGASLALRTELYRALGGLPPLPRREDLALVSRARAQGARLRHAPEVEVIVSARLEGRAKGGMADCIAAWVEEEEAQQPLLVEAPERAEARFRLRRRLRDLAAADGTWRNALTERTLSTLPVSAPEPPLALIERLAGDEPDAPRTMPVEDALSYLEERLNHAAKSFAA
- a CDS encoding acyl-CoA dehydrogenase family protein is translated as MPLRASLPDSAPHPSIPVDLAALAMRIGAEAARHDAARSFPAEGFAALAEAGLLSGPLLSAERMEDLLYLLAVVGRGDLNVGRIFEGHVNALQLISLFGSKAQENHYQSEARRGRILGVWNTDAPGHPLKLEDGALAGAKNFASGVDGLSHAIVTVEEPGGRQMLIMPVADRPVDRSWWRPLGMKASGSHVVDFSGVEVAPEWFLGRPGDYVRQPWFSAGAIRFAAVQLGGAHAVLDAAREHLTRTGRADNPYQAHRLGDMALAVEGGYGWFARAAAAWRRGCLGEASEAEQGQAVATANAMRIAIEKLAMDVLTTAERAVGAAGLVQPHPLERLDRDLRTYLRQPNPDGALAAVGEALADGRFVIGRPPRDIRSD
- a CDS encoding SAM-dependent methyltransferase, which produces MTPRAAIDPDGFEEKFRHDIDPWRYRSSSFEETKRRDLIAAAGSGPYARGLELGCAIGVTSRALASLTLKLLALDASPTALAEARRECGDLASVSFREAVLPRDLPRGEFDLIVASEIAYYLTEAALHRLAFELPKRLARGGRIVLVHHVRPFSDAAVHPALAHEFLRQSLERRLVPVWHKARAHYRVDALIRP